The following are encoded in a window of Gossypium raimondii isolate GPD5lz chromosome 13, ASM2569854v1, whole genome shotgun sequence genomic DNA:
- the LOC105782573 gene encoding receptor protein kinase TMK1: MANTLPFGGGCFLFGFLSVLCFFALHVSSQSGPDSSVMGKLKTSLKLPSSLDWSDPDPCQWTNVRCENQRITRIQIPSKNVGGTLPPDLKDLSQLKVFEVMNNQISGPIPSLAGLSLLEEANFHDNNFSSFPSDFFTGLTSLTAIYLDNNPFEPWQVPESIKEATSLKAFSANKANLNGRFPGLFDLATFPGLTDLHVAMNNLEGELPASLAGSMIQSFWANGQRLNGTIEVIQNMSSLREVWLNMNQFTGPLPDFSMLTQLSNLSLRDNQLTGVVPSSLINLKSLYIVNLTNNKLQGPTPKFADGVILDMRAGSNRFCLDDPGVACDERVTILLSIMEAFGYPENFADNWKGNDPCNDWLGISCVQGNIVSILFAKKGLTGTISSNFAKLDSLTTLDLSGNNLTGTIPTELTTLPKLVRLDVSNNRLHGKVPPFRQNVAVITAGNPDIGKEMASPPAGKSPGGSPGGGGGSSSGNGEKKLNTGTVVGSAIGAVGGLSLLVLGICLYARKGKRTSKVRSPATVVIHPHHSGDQDGVKITVAGSSVTGGSETFSHSSSGPTDVHLVEAGNMVISIQVLRDVTNNFSEENVLGRGGFGTVYKGELHDGTKIAVKRMESSVVSEKGLAEFKSEIAVLTKVRHRHLVALLGYCLDGNERLLVYEYMPQGTLSRHLFNWKHEGLKPLEWTRRLTIALDVARGVEYLHGLAQQSFIHRDLKPSNILLGDDMRAKVADFGLVRLAPVDGKQSIETRLAGTFGYLAPEYAVTGRVTTKVDVFSFGVILMELISGRRALDETQPEESMHLVSWFRRMHMNKDTFRKAIDETIRLDEETLASVSTVTELAGHCCAREPYQRPDMSHAVNVLSSLAELWKPAEPDSDDIYGIDLELTLPQALKKWQAFEGNSSVDDSSSFLGSTDTTQTSIPCRPPGFADSFASADAR, from the exons ATGGCGAATACCCTTCCCTTTGGGGGtggttgttttctttttgggtttcTTTCAGTTCTTTGCTTCTTTGCTTTACATGTCTCTTCTCAATCCGGCCCTGATTCTTCAGTCATGGGAAAGCTCAAAACCAGCCTAAAGCTCCCTTCTTCGCTCGATTGGTCTGACCCTGACCCTTGCCAATGGACCAACGTTCGCTGTGAAAACCAGAGGATCACCCGGATTCAAATTCCCAGCAAAAACGTTGGTGGAACCCTTCCCCCTGATCTCAAAGACCTGTCTCAGCTTAAAGTCTTTGAAGTCATGAACAACCAAATCAGTGGACCCATCCCCAGCCTTGCTGGGTTAAGCCTGTTGGAAGAAGCCAACTTCCATGACAACAATTTCTCATCTTTCCCTTCTGATTTCTTCACTGGCTTAACCTCGTTAACCGCTATTTACCTCGATAACAACCCTTTCGAGCCATGGCAGGTTCCTGAGAGCATAAAGGAAGCAACTTCTTTGAAAGCTTTCTCTGCTAACAAGGCTAATCTTAATGGGAGATTCCCAGGTTTGTTTGACCTTGCTACTTTTCCAGGCTTGACAGATTTGCATGTGGCCATGAACAACCTTGAAGGTGAATTGCCTGCATCCTTAGCGGGTTCCATGATTCAGTCTTTCTGGGCCAATGGGCAGAGGTTGAATGGGACAATTGAAGTGATACAGAACATGTCTTCTTTAAGAGAGGTATGGTTGAATATGAACCAGTTTACAGGTCCCTTGCCTGATTTTTCAATGTTGACTCAGTTGAGCAATTTGAGTTTGAGGGATAATCAGCTCACTGGTGTTGTTCCTTCGTCTTTGATTAACTTAAAGTCACTCTATATCGTGAATTTGACTAATAATAAACTTCAAGGACCAACCCCTAAATTTGCTGATGGTGTAATTCTAGATATGAGGGCTGGTAGTAATAGATTTTGCTTGGATGATCCTGGTGTTGCTTGTGATGAACGTGTTACTATTTTATTGTCTATAATGGAAGCTTTTGGTTATCCAGAGAATTTTGCTGATAATTGGAAGGGGAATGATCCTTGTAATGACTGGTTAGGTATTTCATGTGTTCAAGGAAATATTGTGTCTATCCTTTTTGCAAAAAAAGGGCTTACTGGTACTATTTCTAGTAATTTTGCGAAGCTTGATTCCTTGACAACTTTGGATCTTTCTGGTAATAATCTTACCGGCACGATACCGACAGAGCTCACTACATTGCCGAAGCTTGTTCGATTAGATGTTTCGAACAACAGGCTACATGGAAAAGTACCACCTTTCAGGCAAAATGTGGCGGTGATAACTGCTGGTAACCCTGATATAGGAAAAGAAATGGCTTCGCCACCAGCTGGCAAGTCCCCTGGTGGATCTCCTGGCGGCGGCGGCGGTAGTTCCTCTGGAAATggtgaaaagaaattgaatacgGGGACAGTTGTGGGTTCTGCAATTGGTGCAGTTGGTGGCTTGAGTCTTCTTGTTTTGGGTATCTGTTTGTATGCTAGAAAAGGAAAGCGTACCAGTAAAGTGCGGAGTCCAGCTACTGTAGTCATACATCCTCATCATTCCGGTGACCAAGATGGAGTTAAAATCACCGTTGCTGGATCGAGCGTCACTGGTGGAAGTGAAACTTTCAGCCACTCAAGCAGTGGACCAACTGATGTTCACTTGGTTGAGGCTGGCAACATGGTGATCTCGATTCAAGTTTTGAGGGATGTGACAAATAATTTCAGTGAGGAAAATGTGCTAGGAAGGGGTGGTTTTGGGACAGTTTACAAAGGGGAATTACATGATGGGACAAAGATTGCGGTGAAAAGGATGGAGTCCAGTGTTGTGAGCGAGAAGGGTTTGGCCGAGTTTAAGTCCGAGATTGCAGTTCTTACTAAGGTTCGTCACCGCCATTTAGTCGCACTTCTTGGATATTGCTTGGATGGAAATGAGAGGCTTCttgtatatgaatatatgcCTCAAGGGACCCTTAGTCGGCACCTATTCAACTGGAAACATGAAGGACTGAAACCACTTGAATGGACTAGACGACTTACAATTGCCCTAGATGTCGCTCGAGGTGTTGAGTATCTACATGGTCTGGCACAACAGAGTTTCATTCATCGAGATCTTAAGCCATCAAATATTCTTCTCGGAGATGATATGCGTGCCAAGGTTGCAGATTTTGGCTTGGTCCGTCTAGCTCCTGTGGATGGCAAACAGTCAATTGAAACAAGGCTAGCAGGAACCTTTGGGTATTTGGCACCGGAGTATGCAG TTACTGGACGAGTAACCACGAAGGTAGATGTATTTAGCTTTGGTGTGATCCTCATGGAATTGATCTCAGGCCGAAGGGCACTTGATGAAACTCAGCCCGAGGAAAGCATGCACCTTGTGTCATGGTTCCGTCGGATGCACATGAACAAAGACACATTCCGGAAGGCCATTGACGAAACAATCCGGCTTGATGAGGAAACGCTAGCCAGTGTTAGCACAGTGACTGAGCTTGCTGGCCACTGTTGTGCTAGGGAGCCCTACCAGAGGCCAGATATGAGCCATGCGGTCAATGTGCTGTCATCACTAGCAGAGCTCTGGAAACCAGCAGAACCCGATTCGGATGACATCTATGGCATTGACCTTGAATTAACTTTACCCCAGGCATTGAAAAAGTGGCAAGCCTTCGAGGGGAACAGCAGTGTGGATGACTCCTCATCATTTCTGGGCAGTACAGACACTACACAGACCAGCATACCATGCCGGCCGCCAGGTTTTGCTGATTCATTCGCATCAGCTGATGCCCGATGA